In Panicum virgatum strain AP13 chromosome 4N, P.virgatum_v5, whole genome shotgun sequence, a single window of DNA contains:
- the LOC120670820 gene encoding uncharacterized protein LOC120670820, producing the protein MSSGASNPTAATMDKPVSLKRNSEDIGWEYGVLVDPNDLNVIQCKLCPKVAKADIYRLKLHIAQKRGQVTPCPNATHEDIARCKQAIEDSSKAKKARLLEQQEVRDNVVIDVPSDKEDETGLHEIGSSSQATVGPMDKFTKPLDASSLSKKIQPKISEHIMKERLHKLKRYIARWLYVRGIPFNAINNEEFDQMLEAAGCFGPGAKKPYQHELREKLLHEEVSDTKEMLKLQENEWAKNGCSIMTDAWTDQKRRSIMNLCVNCSIGTSFLESKEASSESHTGELIF; encoded by the exons ATGTCGTCTGGTGCATCTAATCCTACTGCTGCTACTATGGACAAACCAGTGTCCCTTAAGAGAAATTCAGAGGACATAGGATGGGAATATGGAGTGCTAGTTGATCCTAATGATTTGAATGTGATCCAATGCAAGCTATGTCCTAAAGTTGCCAAGGCAGACATTTATAGGTTGAAGTTGCATATTGCTCAAAAGAGAGGACAGGTGACACCATGCCCAAATGCCACACATGAAGACATAGCAAGGTGCAAGCAAGCTATTGAGGATTCTAGCAAGGCTAAAAAGGCAAGGTTGCTGGAACAACAGGAGGTTAGAGATAATGTAGTAATTGATGTTCCATCAGACAAGGAAGATGAGACAGGGCTGCATGAAATTGGAAGCTCATCACAAGCAACAGTTGGTCCTATGGACAAGTTCACAAAGCCCCTTGATGCTAGTTCTCTGAGCAAGAAAATTCAACCCAAAATCAGTGAGCATATAATGAAGGAGAGGCTTCATAAACTGAAGAGATACATTGCAAGGTGGTTGTATGTGAGAG GTATACCTTTTAATGCCATCAATAATGAAGAATTTGACCAGATGCTTGAAGCTGCTGGATGCTTTGGGCCTGGTGCAAAGAAGCCTTACCAACATGAGCTGCGAGAGAAGTTGTTGCATGAAGAAGTCAGTGATACAAAGGAGATGTTGAAGTTGCAGGAAAATGAGTGGGCCAAGAATGGCTGCTCCATTATGACTGATGCATGGACGGATCAAAAAAGACGGAGTATAATGAATCTGTGTGTGAATTGCAGCATTGGTACAAGTTTTCTTGAATCAAAGGAGGCCTCATCTGAATCCCATACTGGTGAACTAATATTTTAG